A single uncultured Acetobacterium sp. DNA region contains:
- a CDS encoding valine--tRNA ligase — MKKEMSKTYDPKEVEDKTYASWQAKGYFKPEVNPNGKPFTIVMPPPNITGQLHMGHAFDGTLQDVLTRYKRMDGYSALWLPGTDHASIATEVKVVDKLREEEGKTKQDIGRVAYLERAWDWALTYKSRITDQLKKLGASCDWSRERFTMDEGCSQAVNEAFVNLYEKGLIYKGSRIINWCTTCKTALSEAEVEYAEHQGNLWHIRYPLTEGDGYLVVATTRPETMLGDSGVAVHPEDERYQHLIGKTVTLPLLDKEIRIVADDYVDMGFGTGVVKMTPAHDPNDYEVGLRHNLEQIRVLNDDGTMNELAGKYAGLDRYDCRKAVVKDLEALGLLEKIEEHQHNVGECYRCSTTVETMTSEQWFVKMEPLAGPALDAVRNHATDFIPERFNKIYYNWLENIRDWCISRQLWWGHRIPAYYCEDCGEMMVSKEAPKNCLKCGSTNISQDEDVLDTWFSSGLWPFSTLGWPENTDDLKKFYPTTVLVTGYDIIFFWVARMIFMGIFEMGETPFKDVYIHGLVRDSQGRKMSKSLGNGIDPLELIETYSADALRFTIITGNSAGNDIRWQDEKVESSRNFLNKIWNAARFVLMNLDDDIMDKKDQAFANLENTDKWILSRMNTIVAEVNHNMTKYELGIAASKIYDFAWNEYCDWYIELVKPRLYGDEEQTKVSAQYTLRVVLDTILRLLHPFTPFITEEINGYLPGTTGDIMVAQWPHFNEALVFPEDEKQVEFLMEAIRSIRNIRAEMDVPNSKKTQLFLISNNQAHLSLMADSLHYFQKLASVSTILPITKAEIQENYVSAVVEDLEIYINLDELVDKEKEIARLEAEKKKLQQEIDRVTQKLGNKGFTDKAPEKVVEIERDKQKKYQETMEKVLERLDYFKK, encoded by the coding sequence ATGAAGAAAGAAATGTCAAAAACGTATGATCCCAAAGAAGTAGAAGATAAAACCTATGCCAGTTGGCAGGCAAAGGGTTATTTTAAGCCGGAAGTGAATCCCAACGGCAAACCATTTACCATTGTAATGCCTCCTCCAAATATCACCGGGCAGCTCCATATGGGGCATGCCTTTGATGGGACCCTCCAGGATGTCTTAACCCGATACAAACGGATGGATGGTTATTCAGCACTATGGTTACCGGGAACCGACCATGCCAGCATTGCCACCGAAGTCAAAGTCGTCGATAAGCTCCGGGAAGAAGAAGGCAAAACCAAGCAGGACATCGGCCGGGTAGCCTATCTGGAACGTGCCTGGGACTGGGCGCTGACGTACAAAAGCCGGATTACCGATCAGCTGAAAAAACTGGGCGCATCCTGTGACTGGAGCCGGGAACGGTTTACTATGGATGAAGGATGCAGCCAGGCGGTTAATGAAGCTTTTGTTAACCTTTATGAAAAAGGCTTAATTTATAAGGGGAGCCGGATTATTAACTGGTGTACGACCTGTAAAACGGCGCTATCCGAAGCCGAGGTCGAATATGCCGAACATCAGGGGAATTTATGGCACATCCGATACCCACTAACCGAGGGGGATGGCTACCTGGTGGTTGCCACCACCCGCCCTGAAACCATGCTGGGCGATAGCGGCGTTGCTGTTCATCCTGAGGATGAACGTTATCAGCATCTCATCGGTAAAACGGTAACACTGCCACTGCTTGACAAAGAAATAAGAATTGTGGCTGATGACTATGTCGACATGGGTTTTGGAACCGGTGTTGTTAAAATGACCCCTGCCCACGATCCCAATGACTATGAGGTGGGACTGCGACATAATCTGGAACAGATCCGGGTGCTTAACGATGATGGCACCATGAACGAACTGGCCGGTAAATATGCTGGACTTGATCGCTATGACTGTCGAAAAGCCGTTGTCAAAGATCTGGAAGCTTTAGGTCTGCTGGAAAAAATTGAAGAACATCAGCATAATGTTGGCGAATGTTACCGCTGCTCAACCACTGTTGAAACGATGACTTCAGAACAATGGTTTGTCAAAATGGAACCACTGGCTGGCCCGGCATTAGATGCGGTCCGTAATCACGCGACCGATTTTATTCCGGAACGATTTAACAAAATCTATTACAATTGGTTGGAAAACATCAGAGATTGGTGTATTTCTCGGCAATTGTGGTGGGGACATCGTATTCCTGCTTATTATTGTGAGGATTGTGGGGAGATGATGGTTTCTAAAGAAGCTCCCAAAAACTGCCTGAAATGCGGCAGCACAAACATCAGTCAGGATGAAGATGTTCTGGATACTTGGTTCAGCTCGGGACTATGGCCGTTCTCGACTTTGGGTTGGCCGGAGAATACCGATGATTTGAAAAAATTCTACCCCACCACTGTACTGGTAACGGGCTATGATATTATCTTCTTCTGGGTTGCCCGAATGATTTTTATGGGAATCTTTGAGATGGGGGAAACACCCTTTAAAGATGTCTATATTCATGGACTGGTGCGCGATTCACAGGGCCGCAAAATGAGCAAGTCCCTTGGTAACGGCATCGACCCGCTGGAACTGATCGAAACCTATAGCGCCGATGCCCTGCGCTTTACCATTATCACGGGTAATTCAGCCGGAAACGATATTCGCTGGCAGGATGAAAAAGTGGAATCCAGTCGAAATTTCTTAAATAAAATCTGGAATGCCGCCCGTTTTGTCTTAATGAATTTGGATGATGATATTATGGACAAAAAAGACCAGGCTTTTGCCAATCTTGAGAATACCGATAAATGGATTCTGTCCCGGATGAATACCATCGTTGCGGAAGTTAATCATAATATGACCAAGTATGAACTGGGCATCGCTGCATCAAAAATCTATGATTTTGCCTGGAATGAATATTGCGACTGGTACATCGAACTGGTTAAACCCCGCTTATATGGAGATGAGGAACAAACCAAGGTCTCAGCCCAGTATACCTTAAGAGTGGTTCTGGATACGATCCTGCGGTTACTCCACCCCTTTACACCCTTTATCACCGAAGAAATCAACGGTTATCTGCCGGGTACCACCGGCGATATTATGGTGGCCCAGTGGCCGCACTTTAATGAAGCGTTGGTCTTTCCCGAAGACGAAAAGCAGGTCGAGTTCTTAATGGAAGCGATCCGTAGCATCCGTAATATCCGCGCTGAAATGGATGTGCCCAATTCGAAAAAGACCCAGTTATTCCTGATTTCCAATAATCAGGCGCACCTGTCACTAATGGCGGACTCGCTCCACTATTTCCAGAAGCTGGCCTCGGTGTCAACGATTCTACCGATTACCAAAGCCGAGATTCAGGAAAATTATGTCTCAGCTGTGGTGGAAGACCTGGAAATCTATATTAACCTCGACGAGTTGGTCGATAAGGAAAAAGAAATTGCCCGGCTTGAAGCTGAGAAAAAGAAGCTCCAGCAGGAAATTGACCGCGTGACTCAGAAACTGGGAAACAAAGGGTTTACCGATAAGGCCCCGGAAAAAGTGGTTGAAATTGAGCGGGACAAACAGAAAAAATACCAGGAAACCATGGAAAAAGTGTTGGAACGGCTGGATTATTTTAAAAAATAA
- a CDS encoding glycosyltransferase has protein sequence MSKVFIFTASTGAGHNLAAQSLKESLDEAGYQTEVYDAFKETNITLDRLITKGYQQMVVNVPKLYEQMYNQFNNMNRFQQGIFQVLTKVMNPDIVPLINSGKPDLIITTHPFVTNVLGTLKEHSAFDVPVLSIVTDYKIHTLYLKKMIDAYVVGSDYTKQTMVEKGVAQEIIYPYGIPIRQTFLKNNHLERKEISDVAGTILLMAGSLGSKQMEKAFSSLLKVKEKIRIIVVCGNNAKIEKEIKNLYAREAVADKIVEIHGFVNNVSELMDQSDAIISKPGGLTTTEAIVKNIPMIIPFYYPGQEEENADYLVDGGMAIKVDKIKDLTSMVDFLFENKYIIKRMSENMSEEAQKRSMSKTIDLCKSLIADYTTRKALPEPLQDPYKIKEIEDH, from the coding sequence ATGTCAAAAGTATTTATTTTTACAGCTTCAACAGGTGCTGGCCATAATTTAGCCGCCCAGTCTTTAAAAGAGTCCCTGGATGAGGCCGGATATCAGACTGAAGTCTATGACGCCTTTAAAGAAACGAATATCACCCTGGACCGGCTGATTACCAAAGGTTATCAGCAAATGGTCGTGAATGTGCCCAAGCTTTACGAGCAAATGTACAATCAATTCAATAATATGAATCGCTTCCAGCAGGGTATTTTTCAGGTTTTGACTAAGGTTATGAATCCCGATATTGTGCCCCTGATTAATTCTGGAAAACCAGATTTAATTATTACCACCCACCCGTTTGTAACGAATGTATTGGGCACGCTTAAGGAACACAGTGCCTTTGATGTGCCGGTATTATCGATTGTCACCGACTATAAAATCCACACCCTTTATCTCAAAAAGATGATTGACGCCTACGTAGTTGGCAGCGATTATACCAAGCAAACGATGGTTGAAAAAGGCGTTGCTCAAGAAATCATCTATCCTTATGGCATCCCCATCCGTCAGACCTTTTTAAAAAACAATCATCTGGAGCGAAAAGAGATCTCTGATGTGGCCGGTACCATTTTGTTAATGGCCGGCAGTTTGGGCAGTAAACAAATGGAAAAGGCTTTTTCGTCTTTACTGAAGGTTAAAGAAAAGATTCGGATTATTGTTGTTTGTGGCAACAATGCTAAAATTGAGAAAGAAATCAAGAATCTCTATGCTCGAGAGGCAGTGGCCGATAAAATTGTGGAGATCCACGGCTTTGTCAACAATGTGTCCGAACTGATGGACCAATCCGACGCCATTATTTCTAAACCGGGTGGCCTAACCACGACAGAAGCCATCGTTAAAAATATCCCGATGATTATCCCGTTTTATTATCCCGGTCAGGAAGAAGAAAATGCCGATTACCTGGTTGATGGGGGAATGGCCATAAAAGTTGATAAGATAAAAGATTTGACCTCGATGGTTGATTTTTTGTTTGAAAATAAATATATCATCAAACGGATGTCCGAAAATATGTCTGAAGAAGCTCAAAAAAGATCCATGAGCAAAACCATTGACCTATGTAAGAGCTTAATTGCCGATTATACAACCAGAAAAGCACTCCCTGAACCGCTTCAGGATCCCTATAAAATCAAAGAAATTGAAGACCATTAA
- a CDS encoding stress-responsive transcriptional regulator PspC — protein MLKKIFIGFSAVAAGMLMVFGGIYFVEKRKEEVMGGKLMRVNYKFTKEFED, from the coding sequence ATGTTAAAGAAAATATTTATTGGATTTTCTGCCGTTGCGGCAGGGATGTTAATGGTTTTTGGCGGAATATATTTTGTTGAAAAGAGAAAAGAAGAAGTAATGGGTGGAAAACTAATGCGAGTTAACTACAAATTTACTAAAGAGTTTGAAGATTAA
- the proB gene encoding glutamate 5-kinase: protein MREKIKDATTIVVKMGTTSVTHANGTLDFKKLEILARVMTDLENSGKKMVLVSSGAIGAGMNRMKLKERPRTLKEKQAAASVGQGLLMRVYHKFFDEYHQTVGQILLTKDVFKHTIKRNNAKNTFNALIESGVIPIVNENDCIATDEIQEECFGDNDILSAMTADLVDADLLIILSDVDGLYDDNPAVNNEARLIRTVRKVDKNIMKSAGNSASCLGTGGMITKLSAAKYATDCGIDMIIASGEDCKVLYDILDGEEIGTIFLSDTKSNDKNRN from the coding sequence ATGCGAGAAAAAATTAAAGACGCAACAACGATTGTAGTTAAAATGGGAACAACGTCTGTGACTCATGCCAATGGCACCCTGGATTTTAAAAAGCTGGAAATTCTGGCCAGAGTGATGACGGACCTTGAAAATAGCGGCAAGAAAATGGTGCTGGTTTCATCGGGAGCCATCGGGGCTGGCATGAACCGGATGAAATTAAAAGAGCGCCCCAGAACGCTTAAGGAAAAACAGGCGGCCGCCTCGGTGGGCCAGGGCCTGCTGATGCGCGTCTATCACAAATTTTTTGACGAATATCACCAGACCGTGGGCCAGATTCTGCTAACCAAGGATGTTTTCAAACATACCATTAAACGAAACAATGCCAAAAATACCTTTAATGCCCTGATTGAAAGCGGAGTCATCCCGATTGTCAATGAAAATGACTGTATCGCCACCGACGAGATCCAGGAAGAGTGTTTTGGCGACAACGACATTCTTTCGGCCATGACAGCCGATCTGGTGGACGCCGATCTATTGATCATTCTTTCCGACGTCGACGGCCTTTATGACGATAATCCGGCTGTCAATAATGAAGCCCGGCTGATCCGAACGGTTCGCAAGGTGGACAAAAATATTATGAAAAGTGCTGGCAATTCGGCTTCCTGTTTAGGCACTGGCGGCATGATCACCAAACTTAGCGCTGCTAAATACGCCACCGACTGCGGCATCGACATGATTATCGCCTCTGGCGAGGACTGCAAAGTTCTCTATGATATTCTGGACGGAGAAGAGATCGGGACGATTTTCTTGAGTGATACAAAATCAAATGATAAAAATCGAAATTAA